The nucleotide sequence AACCGTGCAGCAAGCCAGAACTGATTTGCATGCTTGTATATATGCCAACCAGTTCTGCTTGTTGATTTATCTTAAGCTTATTGTCTGTTTGCTCAAGCAAACTCACTACCCGCCTCGCAATTGCCGCTCCAGAATCCAATAGCTGTACTTTATCACCTAGCACACTAGAGATTTCATCGCTCAAGAGTGGAAAATGGGTGCACCCCAAGACTAAGGTATCAATATCATCGTTAAGCATTGGCGCTAGGATAGTTGCTAGTTGCTTATGATCCACAGGAATCCCAGCAAGCTTAGCCTCCCCCATCATCACTAATTCAGATGAGGCATATAAGCTAACTTGACAGTGCGGAGCAAATTGCTCAATCAATTGCCGAGTATAAGCGCGCTTAATGGTTCCAGGCGTTGCCAATAAACCAATGCGGCCATTAACCGTAAGTTTGGCTGCGGGCTTAATGGCAGGAACTACACCAACCACGGGAATAGATAGTTTTTGTCTCAGCGGCGGTAACACTAAGGTGCTTGCCGTGTTGCAAG is from Shewanella sp. SNU WT4 and encodes:
- the murI gene encoding glutamate racemase, whose protein sequence is MSQPILVFDSGIGGLSVLAEIQRLLPSENYLYVFDNARLPYGELAEQVLIDGCVALICEQVARTNAKLVVVACNTASTLVLPPLRQKLSIPVVGVVPAIKPAAKLTVNGRIGLLATPGTIKRAYTRQLIEQFAPHCQVSLYASSELVMMGEAKLAGIPVDHKQLATILAPMLNDDIDTLVLGCTHFPLLSDEISSVLGDKVQLLDSGAAIARRVVSLLEQTDNKLKINQQAELVGIYTSMQISSGLLHGLQRKGFSRVTAYDAISAFSASES